In Pleomorphomonas sp. T1.2MG-36, the DNA window GCAACCAACTGGAAACACTCGGAAAGAAGCTCGGTAAAAGCGAATATGGAAGATACCTTCTGAACCTTGGGCACCTGCCCCGCCGCTGAACCGTGACCGGTTTGCTGCATCATGGATAGATTGATCGGTTGCAGTTGACACTGTGCCGTAATTGAAAGTACCATTAGCTATTAGTCGTAGAGAGGTCGAGCTAGGCCGCTTTTGTTTGATATCTGTTGTTTGGGTTTATGTATTGAGGCAATAAATTGGGGGATTTGTTGCAGTATTTTCAAAATGAAATTGGCGTCGCTCCAAGATTTGCTTTTTTTGTTCGTTTTTGGCCTGGTTTCTGCTCCCGATCTCGAAAATTATGTTCGCGATAAGATGGCGCGATAATTGCTTTAGTTTTCTGTAGTGGTCGTAATGGCCCTCCCTGGGGTCATTTGGGATCAAACGGCGCGCAGTGATCGCGAAAAGGGGCCTTATGGAAAGTTCGTTGTCCCAAGGGGCTACAGACGTATCTGGGTCTGCTTTTGATGGGCCCATGGAGAGCGAGCGTTGGTTCGCAGCTATGACCCAGCCGCAGCGAGAGGGGATCGCGGTCGATAACCTTCGTCGCCAAGGCTTTCATACATTCTCTCCCCTTGAAAAAGTGGTGCGCCGCCACGCGCGCAAGACGGTTGCGACGACGGCTCCAGTTTTTCGCGGCTATGTTTTCGTGCGGTTGGATCCGATGCGGGCGCGCTGGCGGTCCATCAACGGAACGCTGGGTGTCCGGTCCTTGGTGGCCAACGGCGACGCGCCTCTGGCGATCAAGCCAGGCGTTATCGAGACCCTGGTCGCCTCGACCAACGCCGACGGTATTCTTGAGTTCATCGATCCGTTGCAGCCTGGAATGATAG includes these proteins:
- the nusG gene encoding transcription termination/antitermination protein NusG; amino-acid sequence: MESERWFAAMTQPQREGIAVDNLRRQGFHTFSPLEKVVRRHARKTVATTAPVFRGYVFVRLDPMRARWRSINGTLGVRSLVANGDAPLAIKPGVIETLVASTNADGILEFIDPLQPGMIVRLRAGPFADELGVIERLDGRGRLVLLMSLMGGQVRAGVSRDMVLKVA